The segment CGGGGTCATCAAGGCTAACACCAATATCGCGATAATCTCGGATAACAGCATGGTGAGGAACTCCGGTGTACCAGATATGCGTGGTTCCGAGTTCACGGATCCCTTCAAGTGCTTCCGGTGTGAAGTCACTGAACTTGCCAACGCCATTCTGTTCAATCGTTCCCCAAGGGACGTTCGCGGTCTCGGTATTGCCGAACAGGCGCGTGAAGACTTGATAAACCACCACCTTAGTTTGCTCCTCCTGAGTATGCGGTGGTTGCTGCGGATCCGTTCTATCCTCGCCGCAACCAACGATCATAAACGCCGCCAGAAGGGCTTGTAGACTTAGACGAGAGGATTTGATACTCATAACTTCAGTTCCCATTGAGTTTCAGTGTGAAGCGAGTGTGCCAATGAAAATGACAGAGTTTTTGCTTGGTCGTCAAAGGCGGCGAGTGCTGAAGCACCATTGATAGTCAGTTCAGCTGGGGCTTCGTTAATGCCATGGATAACAATACGAAGATTGCGCTGCTCGGGCATCCCGGCGTATCCCTTGCCTTGGCTTGAAATTTCACCCTGAAGAGCTAATCCGTCGTGGCTTGCTGTGAGATGAATAAGTTCGAATGACTGATTGCTAATTGAATTCGGGTCTAGACCATCGTCCTCAAAAACCTGTGCGCTGCTCGAAACGACCTCGGGATCGAAATAGAAGTGAACATCTAGCTCGTCGCCTCGGTATGCCGAGGTATTAGCAATGTCCTCTCGGGTCATGGTGATAAACGAGCCGCCGCGAACAAGCAGTGGTAGCTTAGTGATAGGAGCCTCATATTTAATAGTTTGGCCGCCCGAAAATACCTCGCTGGACCAAAAGTCGTACCAATGACTGCCGCTGGGCAACTTAATGTCGGCGCTGCGCTGCTGGTCTGCGGTAATTGGATGAACAAGAAACGCGTCACCATAGAGATATTGAGAGGTGGAGAGCAGGTCATTTGGGTCATGACTAATGAAGCTCATGGGGCGCATCATCGGGTCCCCCAGGGTGCTATTCAGATATGAAAGCGTATAGAGGTAGGGCAACAGGCGATAGCGAAGCTTCGCATAGGGGCGTGTTAACGCTTGCGTTGCGCTATCATGGAATACGGGTTCTGAGGCAATATTTTCCTGGGCGTGGGGGCGGAGTACCGGTTGGAAAACGCCGTATTGGAACCACCGCACGTAAAGCTCAGGATCGAAAACATCGCCACCGGCAAAGCCACCGATATCCGAGTGCATATACGCTAAGCCTTGAAGGCCTGCTTGAAGCGAGAGCTCAATCTGCGATTGTAGTCCGCCCCATGTGCGATTCACATCGCCAGTCCAGGGGATAAGGCCAAAGCGCTGGGATCCAGCGTAACCAGCTCGCATCATGATGAACGGGCGCTGATTTGGCTGCGCATCGCGAAGTGTTTCGTCAAGTAATTGAGCCCATTGATGGCCATAGGCGTTGTGAACCGCGTTGGCGGGTACTAAACCACCATCGCTAAGGTGGAAACTATCTGCTGGATGCACTTCCGGTTCGCCTAGGTCGCCCCACCATCCGGTCACACCATAGCCAGCTAAGCGTTTATATACCTGAGCAAACCAATTCTGGCCGGCGGTTGAAAAGACATCTACTAGCCCGGTATTACCGAAGTAGAAATCGAAAGTCTTTGGCGCCCCGGATTCATCGATCGCCAGAGCGTTGGCCGCAACAGCATTGTCCCATTGCGCGGAGCTGGTCAGGATAAACGGTTCGGTAATGAGTACGGTGTTTACCCCAGCCTGCTGAAAGTCGGCAATCATCGCTTCTGGCGTGGGCCAATTATCGGTATCCCACTCCAAATTTCCCATGGTGCCCTTCATTTCCTTACCAAACCAATAGAGGTCCAGCACGATAGCATCAAGCGGAAAGTCATGCTCAGCGAAGGCGGAGACTACTTTGCGGGCCTCGTGCTCGGAGTGATAACCAAAGCGAGAAGCATAGAGTCCAAGC is part of the Umboniibacter marinipuniceus genome and harbors:
- a CDS encoding TIM-barrel domain-containing protein, yielding MLNRLSSLTLAAILVLAATATHSEQLVSHETSTAELTLATDEGFYVLTLLHDNAIRVDFNPSSIAPPPSRAISPKLSTAHARLNEENQQLVFGSESIQAVITPSPFSIKFLRDGETQLTEVLNLHSESNASSASFSLTNNEVLMGGGSRVLGVNRRGHRLPLYNRAHYGFETHSEQMYYSLPLVLSDKHYAILWDNPSSGWLDLDSKANNQLNFNSEHGSASFVIITGGSLQSLVRNYVKTTGYQPLPPRWSLGLYASRFGYHSEHEARKVVSAFAEHDFPLDAIVLDLYWFGKEMKGTMGNLEWDTDNWPTPEAMIADFQQAGVNTVLITEPFILTSSAQWDNAVAANALAIDESGAPKTFDFYFGNTGLVDVFSTAGQNWFAQVYKRLAGYGVTGWWGDLGEPEVHPADSFHLSDGGLVPANAVHNAYGHQWAQLLDETLRDAQPNQRPFIMMRAGYAGSQRFGLIPWTGDVNRTWGGLQSQIELSLQAGLQGLAYMHSDIGGFAGGDVFDPELYVRWFQYGVFQPVLRPHAQENIASEPVFHDSATQALTRPYAKLRYRLLPYLYTLSYLNSTLGDPMMRPMSFISHDPNDLLSTSQYLYGDAFLVHPITADQQRSADIKLPSGSHWYDFWSSEVFSGGQTIKYEAPITKLPLLVRGGSFITMTREDIANTSAYRGDELDVHFYFDPEVVSSSAQVFEDDGLDPNSISNQSFELIHLTASHDGLALQGEISSQGKGYAGMPEQRNLRIVIHGINEAPAELTINGASALAAFDDQAKTLSFSLAHSLHTETQWELKL